From a region of the Sorex araneus isolate mSorAra2 chromosome 10, mSorAra2.pri, whole genome shotgun sequence genome:
- the C10H12orf71 gene encoding uncharacterized protein C12orf71 homolog, with amino-acid sequence MAQELAAPTWSPWDEDGCEEGRRTGPRAEDGHEEAQCSGARASPPCVSRRSPSSGSDLSVSVGCFPREDSSSCEDSAPDSPLPYHVPPAQGVWRTRRPGRGAGGSPGPSCTLGISLALDLDVSSAGSDTAAAGCDLAGDAPRGAQRLPSQKQLALSQLDGLVQKLEKFLETHKEGNEDDNDSVLHESAHEEAGPGFDSPSPDPACHATERTGSQHAVDAPCPGEGLTPQGPGPAQPGSPAADAASRWPGGPEEEAADTQRPSCLAFWGALHWLRRRIRSSLRARAAGQGHSALHRGRRVRPQVPLGSGCPEDPVL; translated from the exons ATGGCCCAGGAGCTGGCAGCCCCGACGTGGT CTCCCTGGGACGAGGACGGCTGTGAGGAAGGGCGGCGCACCGGGCCCCGGGCCGAGGACGGCCACGAGGAAGCGCAGTGCTCCGGGGCCCGGGCCTCGCCGCCATGCGTGTCCCGCCGCAGCCCCAGCTCAGGCTCGGACCTCAGCGTGTCCGTGGGCTGCTTCCCCCGCGAGGACTCGTCGTCCTGCGAGGACTCGGCGCCCGACAGCCCTCTGCCCTACCACGTGCCGCCGGCCCAGGGCGTGTGGCGGACCCggaggccgggccggggggccggCGGGAGCCCGGGGCCCTCCTGCACGCTGGGCATCAGCCTGGCCTTGGACCTGGACGTGAGCTCGGCCGGCTCGGACACGGCGGCGGCCGGCTGCGACCTAGCCGGGGACGCCCCGCGGGGGGCCCAGCGCCTGCCCAGCCAGAAGCAGCTGGCCCTCAGCCAGCTGGACGGACTGGTCCAGAAGCTGGAGAAGTTTCTGGAAACCCACAAAGAGGGCAACGAGGACGACAATGACTCTGTGCTCCACGAAAGTGCTCACGAAGAGGCCGGCCCGGGATTCGACAGTCCCAGTCCTGACCCGGCTTGCCACGCCACCGAGCGCACTGGTTCCCAGCATGCAGTGGACGCCCCGTGCCCAGGAGAGGGTCTGACGCCGCAGGGGCCTGGCCCGGCCCAG CCGGGGTCTCCTGCGGCAGACGCAGCCTCACGGTGGCCGGGCGGCCCCGAGGAGGAGGCCGCGGACACGCAGCGCCCGTCCTGCCTCGCCTTCTGGGGGGCCCTCCACTGGCTCCGGCGGCGCATCCGCTCCTCCCTGCGGGCCCGCGCGGCCGGCCAGGGGCACAGCGCGCTGCACAGGGGCAGGCGGGTCCGGCCACAGGTGCCGCTGGGGTCGGGCTGCCCCGAAGACCCCGTGCTGTAG